In the Ictidomys tridecemlineatus isolate mIctTri1 chromosome 10, mIctTri1.hap1, whole genome shotgun sequence genome, taactcCACCATTATTGAAGGTTGTTTTACGGCTAGGCCTAACCCAGCAGTTTCTGCCCAGTCTTCTGGGTAATCTGTTATTCATTTCTGGGATagcttgcctgtttgatcagtcttggggggtgtgaagagttgatgtttATCTTCTATTGACATAGTTAAagccatgactataggagtttttactgaaggatttagaaattccatttgggggccttcagggttaaaagttattttggccCGGAGTTTGGTGAGCAGATTTCTGCCCATCAATGGGGCTGGGCATTCGGGGATCACTAAGAAGGAGTGatggattttttcttttcccaggtCCATGGTCCTCTTAGTTGTCCAAGCCCGATATTTTCTGCCATTAGCCCCTTGAACTAGAGATCTTTTAGTTGATAGAGGGCCCAATGGGGCCTTAAGGGCTAAGTATATTGCCCCTGTTTCCAATTCAAAGTttactggggtcccctccacttcaaaagttacccTGAGCTTGGGGAGGGGATCAGAGCCCCGACTTTCCTAGTCATCCTCCAGAATTAGAATGGCTGGCTGGCGTGGCTGTTTTTTTTCTAGGGCACTCTTTGGCCCAGTGTTCTTTTTCTCTACAGTAGACATATTGATCTGAGGCCAGAGGTGGCTTTTGGCGTGCACCCaggtatccctttctgtctccctgtctcttaaCTTCTGgctatttgttgttgtgaccaggaTCTTAGTCAATGTCTTAgtctgtcttttgtttctttcatcctccctttgctccctttatttctccctcctttgttccttttcttcctcagtttctttcttataGTTACCTCAGTTATCTTCTCAGCTTCTCTGACcaaatctctcaaagtcatatcttgtaatccatctaagcattgtgattttcttttaatatccagggcagcttgcccaataaaggccatcatgacagatgccttttgatcctctgcctgaggatcaaaaggagtatatctcctatatgcctccataattttttttcagaaacagagGGAAATTTATCAGGCCcttgaataatctctcttaccttggccaaattagttgGCTGTCTAGCGGCTGCTCAGAGACCCGCTATTAGAGCCTGGTGataagtggacagatgctccctaccttcaaaggtgttggggtcccagttgGGTCGGTTCAAGGGGAACCTTGTGTCAGTTGCCCATCTGGTCcgagaatatttttttctagcttccaGGAGGATTATCTTTTgttcctctgtcatgaagagaGTCCCTAGGagttgttggcagtcatcccaagtaggctgATGTGAAAACGTCGGTGGGTTCTTTGAGTTTTTTTAGTTGggccagtttttttttccaggggaggaggggctgtgtgctgtgtgtgtgccgCGGGGAAGTCATCTGGAGGGTGCTGGGCCGGTTTAGCTTCTTCCAAtggtggagaagctgagtcagcagcaggggaatcaCTTAGAGGGTGTTGGGGGCTGGGGGACGAGGGCAGGGGATAAGGAGGGGGAGGAAAGTCCAGTAGAGTCAAATCTTGAGATtcagggagaacaaagggtggaggaggagcagaagcagagggtttgagagacagaattgtggaagaagtaggagtgGGGGCAGGGTGAAGCAGCTTCACCCATGGAGAAGGAGATTCACAgaggtcctgccaagttaagatatacggctgttgatctggatggctaTGTGGCCCTGGctgaaaaacaaagacaatatttctgactttttaaattagtgggaagtagaaagatccttctggaggtCATCCAATTCCAAAGGCAGGCCATGCTGAAGCACAGAGAGTCTGCCAGGTCCGGCgttttattgaaaaagaaagattctgagcccttAAGCGGACTTCAATCCAGTGAATGACTCTGTcccataatgaaagttacttgaacaaagacagggacaataTAAACGTGACACAAACATGGAGACACAGTAAACAGTAAATGTGTAACACAAGTtcagaggaaaagattaaaaacagtgaattcaacctgagagGAAGAATAGTTGCCGGCAAgaccagacgggttggcagcagaatacagatgagggcacctTGTCCCTCCCACATGGGGGCACCTCCGTCCCCCCGCAGAGTCTCTCAAAGCGTCCCTTGAGAGACGTGGCCTGTGGCTTCAGGGACACGTCTGTCCACCACTGCCAGGGGGACAACCACACTTTGCCGCTGACAACCACACTTTGccaacccaaaccaaaaaaccagaaggctctgagagctCACACTCTCCGCTGAGCCAaaaaaccagaaggctctgagagctCACACTCTCTAGCCaaaaaccagaaggctctgagagctCATGTTCTCCAGCCAAAAACCAGACTCTGAGTGatcgcaaaggaaaaacaagaaggagaagaaggaggaggagaagaagaagaagataaggcACCTTACTTACCCCCCctaaaggagtcttgttgaggtctcCTTGTCCGGCGATGCGCAGTTCCCGGCCAATGCACCAAATGTAACGGTCCGGTGAaacatcggaggaagagaccccaagagactgtcttatgcaacagcagaagggtgggtttatttggagacaagcATGCTTGGGCCCAGAGCTtgctatagcaaagagagatagagccctgagcacagcttaagcagagcttatatactttccttggagagggcagggagagaagttacattctgtagtttggcagttggggacagcacattctgggaacaagattagcagacagtccacagttggggacagcacattctggggacaagattagcaaacagttcttaagatttcaacagtgttttgttaagcatatagagaaacggagtaacaagtacctattttattaacctttcagggCGGAGGTGGCGGTGAAAACCGTGCGCAAGGGCGAGCTGGACCCGGCCTTCCTTTGGGCCGAAGTGACCATCATGAAGGCTGTGGAGCACCCCAGCATGGTGCAGCTGTTCCAGGTGATGGAGACGGCTGACTGCGTGTACCTGGTGATGGAGTACGCCGGTTGGGGCCAGCTGCTGCAGTACATCCCAGAGGGGGTGGGCCTGCTGGAGCGGGAGGCGCAGCGACTCTTCGACCAGGTGGCCAGTGTCCTGCGCACGTGCCATGGCAAGGGCATCGTGCACAGGGATGTGAAGGCGGAGAACATACTGCTGGACGCGCGAGGCCACGTCAAGCTATGCGACTTTGGCCTGGGCTGCCAGTTCAGGCGGGGAGAGCTGCTGGACATGGAGTGCAGCACGGTCACCCACTGGGCCCCGGAGAGGTTCCTCGAGCAGGCGTACCACGGCCCGCGGTGGACGTGTGGAGCCTGGGTGTCGTCCTCTACTTGATGCTGACGGGGCACCTGCCATTTGAAAGGGACACCTTCGAGGAGCTGAGGGACCAGGTGCTGCACCGCTCCTGGGTCTTACCGGCCCACGTGTCCTTCGACGCTCAGGACCTGCTGGCGGAGATGCTGACCGTGGACCCCAGGGACAGGCCCAGCATGGCCGAAGTCGCGATGCACCAGTGGCTGAAATGGGGTCAGTGGCCTTTTGAGATTGCTGCCAGGAAGTCCCGCCGCCGCTTCTGCCCAGATCCCTCCACAGTGAAGGTCATGCTTGACCTGAGTTTCCGCCTCACTGACACCTGGACGTCCCTGAAGCGCCGAAAGTTTGAGGAAGCCATGGCTACCTATCTCCTGCTCAGGCACCAGCACACGCAGGGGTGGGCTTCACGGTCCAGAGGAGGTCTGTGCACTCAGGGCTCCAGCCCAGGTCCTCTGCGGGTTCTCTACCAGCCACCCTGCCCCGCCAGAGGAGCGCCAGCAAGCCCACCTCTCCCTCCAGGCGGGTCGTGCCAGCTGTACAGCAGCCACGTGGGGAGCACCTGCGGCCCGGGCAGAGGGGCAGCAAGGGAGGCAGCCTGCCTGCCCTGGCCCTCCCCACCCTGCAGGCCCAGAGCCCAGCTGCCCCCTCAGGGCCCCGCAGCAGGACCTTGCCGCCCTGCCTCCTGGCCCTGGGTCTGGAGGCCACAGGTCACAGGTGGAGGGCAGCAGGAGCCCCCAGGGAGTGTCAAGAGGAGAGCAAGCCCTCCCCAGGCAGCAAGCCCAAGGAGGGACAGCGGGCTCCTCCCAGGAAGGCACCAAGGCCTGGCGGAGGGTGGCCAGGAGGATCCTCGCCTGCCTCACACGAATGTGCTGTTGCTGCGTGGCGGCCCCCAGGACAGGACCCAGGCAGGAAAACAGGGTGGCTCGGACCCCAGAAGGGCAGGCACGCAGAAGGCAAAACAAAGTGGTTCCTGAGATGGTGGCCAGTTGAGATGGAGGCGCATCCAAGCAGGTGGGTGGGTGCAGCCTGATGCGGCCCTTGCGCCATCCCTGATGGCCTTCCCCAGGACATAACCCGCTGTCCCTGGGTGGGTACCGAGAAGGGGGCGTGATGCGCTCCGGCTCAGGCCAGTCCCTGTCTTTCCCCTCAGCCATTTGGCAAGGATCTGATCAGCATGGCGCAGGTGCTCCATAGAGGCGTGCCTCCTGCAGGCACCTCCTTCCTATGAGGTCCAGTCCAGAGGGCCTGCTGGGGACAGGATGCCtggagacaagtgctctaccaccaaccCCCTTCCTAGTCTGCAAGAAAGACTGGGGAATCCTTTACCTGGGATGCCACTCCCCCACTGTGCTCTCTTCTGTCCCCTGTTTCTGCCATGGCAGACATGGCTGGTTCTTAATAAATTTCTCTTCCTCACAGATCTCCTTGCTTGGATGCTTTCAGGGGGACCAGGGAGATTTGTCTGGGTTGCATCCTGCTCTGAGTTGGGGCTGGGCCACCATCCATTAGAGCGAAGGGGTGGTTCTGTAGTATTGGGAATAGAGCAAGGCAAGAGGGACTCCTGGGTCCTCTGGAGGTCCCCTGGGCAAACAAGAACTCTCAAGTGCTTGGGAAGGTGGGAGGCTCTTGAGCTGCCTGGGGGCCAGCAGTGCAGACCCTGTGGGGCACCTTCTGACCCTGCTGGTCCCTGATGAAGAGAGTGGAGAAGGGGAGGTGCCCTGGACCAAACTTGCACCCAGAGATCATGTCCtcagtgacctatctcctcctGCTGGGCCCACGTCCTACTAATATCTCTACCATTTACCCCTAGCCCACCAAGATACACAGTCACCAATGTCTCCATCCATTCGTGAACTCAAAGCGCCTTTTACAGCGCCTTTGATCATTCACCTACCCCAGAACCCCAGCAGAGAGTATGGCTCCCCTGAGGTTCAACCCTTTAAGTTAGGAGCTCTCTGGGGACTGGGAAGATTCAGAGCAGAACAAGAGAGGTGTAGACTGTGCTTTGAATGTGGATTCGAGGCTGACCATGGGGTCAGAAGACAATTCAGATTCATTCTCTTCCACTGACCCTTTGAGTTACTATGGACATGTCACAGAACTCTGCAAGCCTTAGAGTTCTTGTTTATTCCAGAGGCCTTATTGAGCgcctactgtgtgtgtgtgtgtgtgtgtgtgtgtgtgtgtgtgtgtgtgtttacacatgCTTGTCATTGGGATTCGCCCCAGGATCCCACCACTCATGAAAGCATATTTGTGCCCTGTGACAAAACAGGACCCACACTTTAGCCTCATGAACAGTGAAGCACATACAGGAGGCGGATCATAGGAGAGAGCGTGACACATCCAAGGGTCTGTGTACATCTCCTCCTGCTTTCCTTCTCCCTGAAATGAGTCTCCAGATACAGGGTCTGAGGTCCAAGGCCGAATCTTGAATAGGATCCACTAGTCCTGGTATGTGGAGGGAGCCTAGTTGATGCCAGAATCTCTAGATTTTGTCAAGCTGCGTTTTGAAATGCCTTTATGTGAGACAGAACTTCTAATATTAAGCAACTGaactgattcatttttttatcttctgtAAAGCAACTAAGTTTTTTACAGTGTACACAGCCCAAAAGCTAGGAGTTTATAGGGTTGGGGAAGGTCACTTGGCCTTTAGTCTTCTATTCATTCTGTATCCTCTGAGATTCCTTTTGTTCTAAATGTCTTATTGCTCATTTaagttattttgttgttttgcattgtgtggtgttttattttgtctcagaACATAGTTCCAATTCAGAATCTCTACAGCTGACATATTCACCCAAAGACTTCTTGGGAATCAAACCCATAAGTCATCTTTCTTGCTGGCTTATTGTGAAGTAAGAAGAACATGAATTCTTTGATACTCATAACATCAAGAAGTGTTTGAAAAAGTAACTCTCTTTATCTGGACAGTCTCTTTAACTGTTTTGACCCATAGCATATGGTAGAAGCTGTATCATGTAGATTTCTGGGCCCGGGTATTAAGTTTGTAGCTACCTCCACTTGCTGTCTCTTGGAATACTTACTATGTAAGAAAGTCCAAACATTTCTGTTTAAAAGCCGTCCTGGAGTAGAACTAAAATCCCAGGTCTACAGTCTCAGTCTCCCAGTAACAGGCAGCACCAATGTGCTAACCATCATGTGCTACCCATGAGTcagccatcttggaagcagataTTCCATTTCTAGTCAAGTCCTCTCTAATGAAATTCAGGTGACTAGAGAAGCACCATCCTGTCAATTCCTGACCAGACTGCAATTTTgtcagcacaatttttttttaagccaaaaaCTTTGGAGCGATTTCTTATATAGAGATAGCATAccgtgaaatattttattgaaaatgtgtATTGAATACTGCCCTGTAATGTTATGCTTATTTGGCAAAAAAGCATCTGTAGCTATTATCTTATTAAGACATGTTTACCCTTAGGACTATGAAATTCATACCAATAAAATTTAGCAGGGCCAATTACCACCTAATACAATTACCAactctgttattattatttttttaatactgaggatTTTGGTGCTCAGaggtgctctatcattgagttaCATCGCCcaccttttttatactttttgagaaaggttctcactaaattgctgaggctggcctcaaactgtgaCCCCTCTTGCCTCAGCACTCTGAGTCTCTGTGATTACAGGTAAGCACCATCACACTGGATTTTGTAGGCTCATGTGGAAGCTCAACATTCCTGCAATTCCAGCCCACCTCTCTAAAGTTAAGCCCCAgggactgggaaggctgaggcaggaagagcgcaagtttcaggccagcctgggaaatttagaattttaacaaCCCTGTAAGacactgtttaaaaataaaagctgagcGAGCTGacccactcctgtaatcccagcatctcaggagattgaggcaggaggatcaagagttccaagccatcctcagcaaaagcgaggcactaagcaactctgtcaGACCCTTTCCATatatacaaaacagggctgggatgtggctcagtggctgagtgcccctgaattcaatccctattaacaacaacaacaaaaaaaaaaaaacagaaaaagaaaaaagaaaaaatgctgagGATTTAGCTTAGTGTAaaacacccatgggttcaatccccattactaaacaaagaaacaaaaacaaagcaaaaacaaaaaaaaaaaattaaaaaccagcaGATGGGCTTCAAAGGAAAGCTTAAAGGCAGGAAATCAAAAATAGCCTGGAGTCATGCTCATATTTAAGGCTGGAAGGAGAAGAGACTCAAATGGTGGCACTGTCCAATATCATAGCCATTGTCCAAATGTAGCCACTTATAGTTAcgttttttccatttcttagctttttttcaaattttatttttttattctaatttgttttatatgaccacagaatgcattataagtcatattacatatatagagaccaacttttcatatctctggttggaAACAAAGTATATACACACCATTcctatcttcatacatgtgctttggataatcatgtccatcatattccaccattatttctaaccccatgtcccctcccttcccctcccactccatctagagtttgtctatttctcccccTTCCTACCTGACTATGAAACAGCTTGATGCTGGTTGTTTTAATGACTCATAATAATAGTCATTATTTATCAGGTCTTTAGTGTGTGCCCCAAACTGTGAAAACACTTCATaaactagatttctttttaaagtcatgtttgttgagatataatttatatatgatacaATTTACCCCATTTACTTTATAGTTATATgtattttgataacaaaaatataaaaagtgacaACATGTATATATGGATACATGGTACTACCAGCAAGGTACAGAATGTTACCttgttctcctttccttcttttcttttaaacaaatagagaaattaattttaatatatttcatttaacccAATGGATAACCAATatcatttgcaaagaaaataattgttagcAAGATATTTCGTGTTCATTTTCTTAGTCCTAGTAATTCTTTGGAATCTAATGTCAATTTAACACATAGCACACCTCAATTTAGACTATACACATTTCAAATACTCAGTGGCCTCATGTAAGCAATGGCTGCCCTATTGGCTCCTTTATCCATCTTTCACCTTTGGATGAGACACATGCTGTAGGCTGCATGATAAGTCTCCTTGTTATATGGTTCCTTGTTGCATTCTATCAGAAAGGGACACCAAAGAGATGAACTTAAAATATACAAGAGTAGAGCAAGGTGTTTTATTCCTGCCTATAAGACTCTATTGTAGACCGTGAGTTGGTTTCTACATGCTTTGAGTGGGAATAACTTCAGTTAGGTCACCTTCCCTTCAAGATTTTTATAATGGCTCTCTCTTACTTCACGTCCTACCTCTCCaagtttacagaaaaaaaggTGCTTCACAAAATTTATTAGTTACCTTCAACCTTGCCCTTATCTTTATAAATACCTTAGTAAACAATTTTTCCTCTGATTGATCTTTTCCATCTTTGAATCTTAAATAATGGCTTTTTAATTATAAGAGAGTAAAGTATACCTCATCTCATATCACAGgcaatgtatatacacatactagattaattatacattaaaatataacatataaaatgcTAACACTTTTAGAAAACATATTCATATAACTTTGTGAGGAGAAATGGGAaaccaaaaatatgaaataaacaaaaacctgaaaaatgagATGATAttgtagtttaaatttttatgtgtaaaaatttatcaaaaagttGAAAGAGACATGAATTGTATTACAGGTCATTTtcgtttatttttgatatttagcttgacttggtttctcctttggttggcttttccttttgtagttcttccctttacagatttttattgttgttttttatttcctcctcatggactattttgccaagaatgttctatagtgcaggctttcttgctgtaaattcttttaccttttgtttgtcatggaaggtttttattttattgtcatatttgaagcttaattttgctggatataagattcttggttggcatccattaccttttagagcttggtatatatattgttccaggatctcctggctttgagagtctgggttgaaaaatctgctgagatctgaattggacttcccttataggtaatctgattgttctctcttgcagcctttaaaattctatcctcatTCTGTacgctaggcattttcattataacttgTCTTGATGtcgatctgttgtaattttgtacatttggtttcctataggcctcttgtatttgattttccagttcattcttcatGCGTGGggatttttctgctattattgcattgaagagattgtacattccgttggtttgaatctctgaaccttcctcGATCCTGATAACTCATAAATTTGGTCTTTCGATGGTATCCTATAATTCTTAGGTATTCTGTTCTTGGTTCTTTCTATCTTCtctgtgaggtcaactttatttttaagattgtatattgtatcttcattgtctgaggtcctgaattgcaagtgatctagtctgttagtgatgctatctattgagtttttaaattggcttattgtttctttcatttcaattatttctcttttttcctgcaacttgtatttgttctcatctctttgttggagtgatccgtttttgcctgtatctgctcacttaggtcattctttaattcccgaagcattttagttatgtatattctgaactccttctcttgACATTTCACCTACTTCactatctatggattctattgttgtagtatcttggtttgtttgaggtactttcttcccttgttttttcatgatgtctatgagtcttcctctcttgcagtgtagACCCGAGGTATGACAGTTTCTGCCCTattgtcttatagtgtccctatatgttaccaatacctcacttttaagggagagatcaatattacaGCACTCAATGTACCCAACGTGCAGCCAGCCATATATCAGtaagcttctatttttacatctTGCTGTATTTTACtcatcagaaatgatgagttcggTTATCTTCTACCTTATAGTCAGTAGGTTTGCgtaatggtttacagtttctcGTGGTAGACGTGGGTCATGGGGGGTTGGCTGAGATTTTTATGAAGTAGGATATTAGAATATGGAGGTATTAGTTTATATGACAGGTGAGAGGGTAATcataagaagttggctgttagtaggagaaacaTGAGACAGGTAACcccatgcaagactccctgttacctcagcaacaggataactgttAGCTCCCCCAGTAGAGAAACCTCTGGTGCAGCCAGGGACCTTTATGATAtcttaccaggtccttattgttgtccctTGATACAAGTGATGATATCCCAGTTTCGTGGTGGTGGCAGCCTCAAGCTTAT is a window encoding:
- the LOC144367159 gene encoding uncharacterized protein LOC144367159 produces the protein MRLWPGLPVQAGRAAGHGVQHGHPLGPGEVPRAGVPRPAVDVWSLGVVLYLMLTGHLPFERDTFEELRDQVLHRSWVLPAHVSFDAQDLLAEMLTVDPRDRPSMAEVAMHQWLKWGQWPFEIAARKSRRRFCPDPSTVKVMLDLSFRLTDTWTSLKRRKFEEAMATYLLLRHQHTQGWASRSRGGLCTQGSSPGPLRVLYQPPCPARGAPASPPLPPGGSCQLYSSHVGSTCGPGRGAAREAACLPWPSPPCRPRAQLPPQGPAAGPCRPASWPWVWRPQVTGGGQQEPPGSVKRRASPPQAASPRRDSGLLPGRHQGLAEGGQEDPRLPHTNVLLLRGGPQDRTQAGKQGGSDPRRAGTQKAKQSGS